The DNA window GAGCAGTTCAGAGTCAGACCCAGACGGAGGACGCGCGATGACGACCCCCCAGGAGAAGGCGGCTGCGGCAAGGAAGGCCGCTGAGGAGGCGGCGCGGGTCGCTGCCGAGGCCGCCGCCGCAGCGGCGGCCGCCGAGCGCGAGTTGGCTGAACAGGAGGCCGCCGCCGCGTCCGCCGATCCGAATGCCGCGAATGCGGTGGCGCAGGCCGAGGCGGCGCAATCGCGGGCGGTCGCGACGGCCGAGACCGCGTCCGCCAGCGCCGCTGCGGCGGAGACCGCGAAGGCGGCGGCGAACGAAACCACGAAGGTTGCGGACCGATCGGTGGCTCAGCAGATCGCGGCCGGGTATGCCTTCGACGGGGTCGCGCTGGAGCTGGGCACCGTTGTCGTCGACGGGGCCGTGGATTCGACTGCGCGCGTGCGGATTCCGATGCGCACCATGAACCGGCACGGTCTGGTCGCCGGTGCGACCGGTACCGGTAAGACGAAGACGCTGCAGGGCATCGCCGAACAACTCTCGCGGGCCGGGGTGCCGGTCGTGCTCGCCGATATCAAGGGCGACCTGTCGGGACTCTCGCAGCCGGGGCAGGCGAACGAGAAGCTGAGTGCCCGGGCGGCCGAGACCGGTGCGGCGGAGTGGGCGCCGACCGGTTATCCGACCGAATTCGTCTCGCTCGGCACCGGCGGGGTCGGAGTGCCGATCCGTGCCACCATCACCGCGTTCGGGCCGGTCTTGCTCAGTAAGGTGTTGGGGCTCAACGAGACTCAGGAATCTACGCTCGGTCTGATCTTCCACTGGGCGGACAAGGCGGGCCTGGGCCTGCTGGATCTGAAGGATCTGCGGGCGGTCATCACCCACCTCACCAGCCCCGAGGGGAAGGAAGACCTCAAGGGTATCGGCGGGGTTTCGGCGGCGACGGCCGGTGTCATCCTGCGCGCGCTGGTGAATCTCGAGGCCGACGGCGGCGATACGTTCTTCGGTGAGCCGGAACTGGATCCGGCGGATCTGCTGCGCACCGCGGGCGGTCAGGGCGTGATCACGCTGTTCGAGCTCGGTGCGCAGGCGGCGCGGCCGGTGATGTTCTCCACCTTCCTGATGTGGGTGCTCGCCGATCTGTTCCAGACCCTGCCCGAGGTCGGCGATATCGAAAAGCCCAAGCTGGTCTTCATTTTCGATGAGGCGCACCTGTTGTTCGCGGACGCGTCGAAGGCCTTCCTCGAGCAGGTGGAGCAGACCGTCAAGCTGATCCGGTCCAAGGGTGTCGGCGTATTCTTTTGCACCCAGCTGCCCACCGATATCCCGAATCCGGTGCTCTCCCAACTGGGTGCGCGTATCCAGCACGCCCTGCGCGCCTTCACTCCCGACGATCAGAAGGCACTGTCCAAAACGGTGCGCACCTACCCGAAGACCGGCGCCTACGATCTGGAGAAAGCGCTGACCTCGCTGGGCACCGGCGAGGCGATCGTGACCGTGCTCTCGGAGCAGGGCGCGCCAACTCCCGTGGCGTGGACCAGGATTCAGCCGCCGCGCTCGCTGATGGACACCATCGGCAATGAGCAGATCAAGTCGCGGGCACTGTCCAGCGCGCTATACCCCAAGTACGGTCAGACCATCGACCGCGAGTCGGCCTATGAGATCCT is part of the Nocardia sp. NBC_00565 genome and encodes:
- a CDS encoding helicase HerA-like domain-containing protein, with product MTTPQEKAAAARKAAEEAARVAAEAAAAAAAAERELAEQEAAAASADPNAANAVAQAEAAQSRAVATAETASASAAAAETAKAAANETTKVADRSVAQQIAAGYAFDGVALELGTVVVDGAVDSTARVRIPMRTMNRHGLVAGATGTGKTKTLQGIAEQLSRAGVPVVLADIKGDLSGLSQPGQANEKLSARAAETGAAEWAPTGYPTEFVSLGTGGVGVPIRATITAFGPVLLSKVLGLNETQESTLGLIFHWADKAGLGLLDLKDLRAVITHLTSPEGKEDLKGIGGVSAATAGVILRALVNLEADGGDTFFGEPELDPADLLRTAGGQGVITLFELGAQAARPVMFSTFLMWVLADLFQTLPEVGDIEKPKLVFIFDEAHLLFADASKAFLEQVEQTVKLIRSKGVGVFFCTQLPTDIPNPVLSQLGARIQHALRAFTPDDQKALSKTVRTYPKTGAYDLEKALTSLGTGEAIVTVLSEQGAPTPVAWTRIQPPRSLMDTIGNEQIKSRALSSALYPKYGQTIDRESAYEILAAKVAAAQPETESTPAPGRSSKAAPEDESAAERIMKNPAVKSFLRSAATAAGREISRSIFGTRKR